A genome region from Taeniopygia guttata chromosome 5, bTaeGut7.mat, whole genome shotgun sequence includes the following:
- the RASSF10 gene encoding ras association domain-containing protein 10, with the protein MEPEERKISVWICQEEKLISGLSRRTTCSDVVRVLLEDSHHRRQRPAPPEPAGGMLSGPPHSYCIVEKWRGFERILPNKTKILRLWVAWGDEQENVRFVLVRSEASLPNAGPRSAEARVVLSRERPGRGLGAARASLALTQERQRRVVRKAFRKLAKINKKRQQPLAREASSAERMETLVHLVLSQDHTIRQQIQRLRELDREIDRYEAKIHLDRMKRHGVNYVQDTYLVGTGGGEPEPGREPGQPAAGRPEEDYARKCEEVLQLQEQRAQQEELLEHLAAEIQEELNERWMKRRREELELAAGPGLADADCDTTELSGGEGELHLEHERVKTQLSTSLYIGLKLSTDLEAVKSDLDCTQRAWEDKERELQRLLETLGTLDVAEAAAEPRGAAGGGRPAAAGGGWLEQARALRKDRADNDEDSDTGLSSMHSQDSDSLPVCESLV; encoded by the coding sequence ATGGAGCCCGAGGAGCGGAAGATCTCGGTGTGGATCTGCCAGGAGGAGAAGCTGATCTCCGGGCTCTCCCGGCGGACCACCTGCTCGGACGTGGTGCgggtgctgctggaggacaGCCACCACcggcggcagcgcccggcgccGCCCGAGCCCGCCGGCGGGATGCTGTCGGGGCCGCCGCACTCCTACTGCATCGTGGAGAAGTGGCGCGGCTTCGAGAGGATCCTGCCCAACAAGACGAAGATCCTGCGGCTCTGGGTGGCGTGGGGGGACGAGCAGGAGAACGTGCGCTTCGTGCTGGTGCGCAGCGAGGCTTCGCTGCCCAACGCCGGGCCGCGCAGCGCCGAGGCGCGGgtggtgctgagcagggagcGCCCCGGCCGCGGCCTGGGGGCGGCCCGCGCCAGCCTGGCGCTCACGCAGGAGCGGCAGCGGCGGGTGGTGCGGAAAGCCTTCCGCAAACTGGCCAAGATCAACAAGAAGCGGCAGCAGCCGCTGGCCCGGGAGGCGTCGTCGGCGGAGAGGATGGAGACGCTGGTGCACCTGGTGCTCTCGCAGGACCACACCATCCGACAGCAGATCCAGCGGCTCCGCGAGCTGGACCGCGAGATCGACAGGTACGAGGCTAAGATCCACCTGGACCGCATGAAGCGGCACGGCGTCAACTACGTGCAGGACACCTACCTGGTGGGCACGGGCGGCGGCGAGCccgagccgggccgggagccgggccagcccgccgccggccgcccCGAGGAGGACTACGCCAGGAAGTGCgaggaggtgctgcagctgcaggagcagcgggcgcagcaggaggagctgctggagcacctggcCGCCGAGATCCAGGAGGAGCTGAACGAGCGCTGGATGAagcggcggcgggaggagctggagctggcggcggggcccgggctgGCCGACGCGGACTGCGACACCACGGAGCTGAGCGGCGGCGAGGGCGAGCTGCACCTGGAGCACGAGCGGGTCAAGACCCAGCTGAGCACCAGCCTCTACATCGGCCTCAAGCTGAGCACGGACCTGGAGGCCGTCAAGAGCGACCTGGACTGCACGCAGCGGGCGTGGGAGGACAAGGAGCGGGAGCTGCAGCGCCTGCTGGAGACGCTGGGCACCCTGGACgtggcggaggcggcggcggagccgcgcggggcggcgggcggggggcggccggcggcggcggggggcggctgGCTGGAGCAGGCGCGGGCGCTGCGCAAGGACCGCGCCGACAACGACGAGGACTCGGACACGGGGCTGAGCTCCATGCACAGCCAGGACTCGGACTCGCTGCCCGTCTGCGAGTCCCTGGTGtag